A portion of the Bacillus sp. es.034 genome contains these proteins:
- a CDS encoding (deoxy)nucleoside triphosphate pyrophosphohydrolase: MKKDIHVVGAVIFKDNKILCAQRGTEKSLPLLWEFPGGKIEKGERPEEALKREIQEEMHCSIEIGEKIEHTVHEYDFGIVHLTTYYCKLIEGEPVLTEHSAIKWLSPDELYTLKWAPADIPAIEKIAKVYA; this comes from the coding sequence ATGAAAAAAGATATACATGTAGTTGGAGCGGTAATCTTTAAAGACAACAAAATCCTCTGTGCGCAAAGAGGAACAGAAAAGTCATTACCACTCTTATGGGAATTTCCAGGTGGAAAGATTGAAAAAGGTGAGAGGCCTGAAGAAGCTTTAAAACGAGAAATTCAAGAAGAAATGCACTGTTCGATTGAAATTGGTGAGAAGATTGAACATACCGTTCATGAGTATGATTTTGGGATTGTTCATTTGACCACCTATTATTGCAAGCTGATTGAAGGAGAACCAGTCTTAACTGAGCACTCAGCCATTAAGTGGTTATCACCTGATGAGTTATATACTCTTAAATGGGCGCCAGCAGATATCCCTGCCATTGAAAAAATAGCAAAAGTATATGCATAA
- a CDS encoding DEAD/DEAH box helicase, with product MANFVENLTDSIYKGFIDHAHGKSTRYKPQLLINNAKYNKNILSTILEELSHCDDFFFSVAFITESGLATLKALLWDLKQKGIKGRILTSTFLQFNQPNVFRELMKISNVEVKLTNLKGFHAKGYIFKHSTHYSLIVGSSNLTAQALKANYEWNVKLNSHENGEIIHHFIDQFEEVWGEAIHLTSGWIEEYEKTYQASNLPNIQNVIEHPVQYQLNSLKDAVEIVPNQMQEAALQSIQSVRAEGKDKALVISATGTGKTYLSAFDVRRFAPKKMLFIVHREQILQKAKSDFQRVLGGIDRDFGILSGTSKQSEARYLFATIQTLSKDHMLNQFDPAEFDYVLVDEVHKAGADSYVKVMEYFTPKFLMGMTATPERTDDFNIYSLFDYNIAYEIRLQEALEEDMLCPFHYFGVTDYEFNGELLDETAALAKLVTDERVEHILEKIEYYGHSGDKVRGLMFCSRKEEAIELSKVLNERGLKTVALLGNHSQEERISRVNELEKGQLDYIITVDIFNEGVDIPSINQVVMLRQTQSSIIFIQQLGRGLRKHDSKEYVTVIDFIGNYKNNYLIPVALSGDRSQNKDNIRRHTKDTCYIKGVSTINFEEIAKKQIFKSINDTKLTSFKILRDTYVELKNKIGRVPYLYDFVTYNSIDPCVIVSEMKSNYHTFLERMNEEVPSMSKYETSVLTMFSQEVLNGKRKHEIVFLKLLLERREVLQDEYVEELSITGCRTDEETLTAVERVLNLSFFTQASAKKYGEEPIVVREEEHYRFNDSIVESISRNEYFKSLVYDFIKTAEEKSRTYDCSNHLTLYQKYSRKDACKLLNWLNDESSTMYGYKPKHGTCPIFVTYHKNEDVESSVNYGDEFINQEVFRWYTRSNRTLGSQEVRKIINAVQQGLDIHLFVKKDDDEGTDFYYIGKAVPEEDSEEQTTMLNKNGKELPVVRMNMLLEHEVESSLYQYLIESN from the coding sequence ATGGCAAACTTTGTTGAAAACTTAACGGACTCAATATATAAAGGTTTTATAGATCATGCACACGGTAAATCTACACGATACAAACCACAGTTGTTGATCAATAATGCGAAGTATAATAAGAATATTCTTTCTACCATTCTTGAAGAATTAAGTCATTGTGATGATTTCTTTTTCTCAGTGGCTTTTATCACAGAAAGTGGTTTGGCAACGTTAAAGGCACTCCTTTGGGATCTTAAGCAAAAGGGGATCAAAGGAAGAATTCTTACATCTACCTTTCTTCAATTCAATCAGCCCAACGTATTCCGAGAACTTATGAAAATATCTAATGTTGAAGTGAAATTAACCAACCTAAAGGGCTTTCATGCCAAAGGGTACATATTTAAACATAGTACTCATTATTCCTTAATTGTTGGTAGCTCAAATTTAACTGCACAGGCGTTAAAAGCAAACTACGAATGGAACGTAAAATTAAACTCACATGAAAATGGAGAGATCATTCATCACTTTATTGATCAGTTTGAAGAAGTATGGGGTGAAGCAATACACCTGACTTCTGGATGGATTGAGGAGTATGAGAAAACATATCAGGCGTCAAACCTGCCAAACATCCAGAATGTGATTGAGCATCCTGTACAATACCAGCTTAACTCTCTGAAGGATGCAGTAGAGATTGTTCCTAATCAAATGCAGGAAGCTGCCTTACAAAGTATTCAAAGTGTGAGAGCAGAAGGCAAAGACAAGGCATTGGTTATTTCAGCCACTGGTACAGGTAAAACCTATTTATCTGCCTTTGATGTAAGACGATTTGCACCAAAGAAAATGCTATTTATCGTTCATCGTGAACAAATTTTACAAAAAGCGAAATCAGATTTTCAAAGAGTTTTAGGCGGTATTGATCGAGATTTCGGGATCTTATCAGGAACTTCCAAGCAAAGTGAAGCAAGGTATCTTTTTGCCACGATCCAGACATTGTCTAAGGATCATATGCTGAATCAATTTGATCCTGCAGAATTCGATTATGTGTTAGTGGATGAAGTACATAAAGCTGGTGCTGATTCATATGTGAAAGTGATGGAATACTTCACACCGAAATTCTTAATGGGGATGACAGCTACTCCAGAGAGAACAGATGATTTCAACATCTATTCATTGTTTGATTACAATATCGCTTATGAAATTCGGTTGCAGGAAGCGCTTGAAGAAGATATGCTGTGTCCTTTTCACTATTTTGGCGTAACTGATTATGAATTCAACGGTGAGTTATTAGATGAAACAGCTGCTTTAGCCAAACTTGTTACAGATGAGAGAGTTGAACATATCTTAGAGAAGATTGAGTACTACGGTCATTCGGGAGATAAGGTAAGAGGGTTAATGTTCTGTAGCAGAAAAGAGGAAGCAATCGAGCTTTCGAAAGTCCTGAATGAGAGAGGATTAAAGACAGTAGCATTATTAGGGAATCATTCTCAAGAGGAAAGAATAAGTAGGGTTAATGAATTAGAAAAAGGACAATTAGATTATATTATAACGGTGGATATCTTTAATGAAGGTGTCGACATTCCAAGTATCAATCAAGTTGTCATGCTAAGACAAACGCAATCAAGTATTATCTTTATCCAGCAGTTAGGACGTGGACTAAGAAAGCATGACAGTAAAGAGTATGTAACGGTGATCGACTTCATTGGGAACTATAAGAATAACTACCTGATCCCAGTCGCTTTATCCGGTGATCGGTCTCAGAACAAAGATAATATTCGCCGTCATACAAAGGATACATGTTATATCAAGGGTGTATCTACGATTAATTTTGAAGAGATTGCTAAAAAGCAAATCTTTAAGTCGATCAATGATACGAAGCTAACATCCTTTAAGATTTTAAGAGATACGTATGTAGAATTGAAAAATAAAATTGGCCGAGTTCCATATCTATATGATTTTGTTACCTATAATTCAATTGATCCGTGTGTAATCGTGAGTGAAATGAAATCGAATTACCATACGTTCTTGGAAAGAATGAATGAAGAAGTACCTTCTATGTCTAAGTACGAAACTTCGGTTTTAACGATGTTTTCTCAAGAAGTATTAAATGGGAAGAGAAAGCATGAGATTGTTTTTTTAAAGCTGTTACTGGAAAGACGAGAAGTGCTACAGGATGAGTACGTTGAGGAATTGTCTATAACCGGATGTAGAACAGATGAAGAGACTTTAACAGCTGTAGAACGAGTATTGAATCTGTCATTCTTTACTCAAGCATCGGCAAAGAAGTATGGTGAAGAGCCAATTGTGGTGCGAGAGGAAGAACATTATCGATTTAATGATTCAATCGTTGAGAGTATTTCACGCAATGAATACTTTAAGTCATTGGTGTATGACTTTATAAAAACGGCAGAAGAAAAGAGCCGTACTTACGATTGTTCAAATCACCTAACCTTGTACCAAAAATACTCACGTAAAGATGCATGTAAGTTATTAAACTGGCTAAATGATGAGAGCTCCACTATGTACGGGTATAAGCCCAAGCATGGAACATGTCCGATCTTTGTTACTTATCATAAGAATGAAGATGTTGAATCTAGTGTTAATTATGGCGATGAATTTATCAATCAAGAAGTGTTTAGATGGTACACACGGAGTAACCGAACTCTAGGATCTCAAGAGGTTAGGAAGATTATTAATGCTGTGCAGCAAGGGTTAGATATACACCTCTTTGTAAAAAAAGACGATGATGAAGGAACCGATTTTTATTACATTGGTAAGGCTGTGCCTGAAGAAGATAGTGAGGAACAGACGACCATGTTGAATAAGAACGGTAAGGAGTTGCCGGTTGTGCGGATGAATATGTTGTTGGAGCATGAGGTGGAGAGTTCTCTTTATCAATATTTAATTGAAAGTAATTAA
- a CDS encoding nucleoside triphosphate pyrophosphohydrolase: MPTYNKLVRDKIPQIIENTGKKFSTEILNDQDYIKYLKEKSYEELDEYCAAESNGDAVEELADLLEIIHALAKRHGSSIEEVESVRKEKAEKRGGFEEKIFLIEVED, translated from the coding sequence ATGCCAACGTACAACAAATTAGTCAGAGATAAAATTCCACAAATCATTGAAAACACCGGAAAAAAGTTTTCAACAGAAATCTTAAATGATCAGGACTACATAAAGTATTTAAAAGAAAAAAGCTATGAAGAGTTAGACGAGTATTGTGCAGCTGAATCGAATGGAGATGCAGTAGAGGAACTGGCAGATCTTTTAGAAATCATTCATGCTTTGGCTAAGCGTCATGGGTCTTCTATAGAAGAAGTTGAATCGGTACGCAAAGAGAAAGCGGAGAAGCGTGGCGGGTTTGAAGAGAAGATCTTTTTGATTGAGGTAGAGGATTGA
- a CDS encoding P-loop NTPase fold protein — MQSLYNVFLVIGVIALMLLVVDNIHKKFRIEKKKIITLYLHILIAISLGVLLKVVGSPLATHSESLLKIFVIILIFVTGLFIKELILYKTIKPIVSNYLKILYIVSILFFISAIINNYSLLWNLLILFILIIFWIGFQGNNEKEKQYQPNIKSDLPILSFEDLFPSRKKEYIRIFNYLLNMNTADPYAVAITGSWGEGKTSFVNVLKQGLENKNSEIIFIQPMILDSREKLLEYVFNQVEVILTNNGIYTGKGSAYSDYFNLLVKFVNFKHLNLMNSFFNGFSQQQKEDLREYKLKLEQNLEQLVSDNKRIYILVDDLDRVEEDTVYSILTFIKEIVDLKGVTIIFIVDYKNIISNRINNEYLEKFINKKFELSKVENSEIFNHYIDKILPHYNLQFINGEVNTLKDNCSLYLSSIEENINKLIQTKETIIDEQKGNINDNNIFKELADIKNNLSEFKEKCSNARYVKKIISEVKEIFDFIENDLINEIVNENQDIEISELIFKLSIFKTIYKEEFEELIKLGDFSRFLSENQNSFIFSLLNEKQSSIIIFDNERILNEKRHSFYDSIIFSNKISKDIFLKVKNKHEEILKELDNNEKSVDAMEIRDIRMYVEAINYVHFGEESDDILFDRIYKLTGLVITMAENSKVDLIDIFKLLETAQRNKLINAPIFLEALLKLMETSNLSFNSKNEETVAFNLLEKMDFPLIVGIQNDLKMLIWMLNIEDNKFSLSNLKSNFEKALKLKALNEELIALIPEKKLSSHSGDFISEFEHIIDYIYSKLQENNNTLFLRSFQFYKSNVNHFIKVMNLKENITLNLSEVRIDNEQRFELTNKNHTISEIIKDVDDLEEFLVNNNRIEQKHFNFFRYTLNNVEYINNNEIKEDMIKKLKRIFTILQSELYGNEELMDKYAWHYCMLKLTEIEVRI, encoded by the coding sequence TTGCAAAGTTTATATAATGTATTTTTAGTCATAGGGGTTATCGCCCTTATGTTGCTCGTCGTAGATAATATACATAAAAAATTCAGGATTGAAAAGAAAAAAATAATTACATTATATTTGCATATATTGATAGCTATTTCTTTAGGTGTCTTGTTAAAGGTGGTAGGTAGTCCCTTAGCTACTCATTCAGAAAGCCTATTAAAAATATTTGTTATAATACTTATTTTTGTTACAGGTTTATTTATCAAGGAGTTAATTTTATATAAGACAATAAAACCTATTGTCTCAAACTACTTAAAGATATTATATATAGTTTCTATTTTATTTTTTATATCTGCCATAATAAATAATTACAGTTTGTTATGGAACTTGCTTATTTTATTTATTTTAATTATTTTTTGGATAGGATTTCAAGGTAATAATGAGAAAGAAAAACAATACCAACCTAATATTAAATCAGATTTGCCAATATTATCATTTGAAGATTTATTCCCTTCAAGAAAGAAGGAATACATTAGAATATTCAACTATTTACTGAATATGAACACTGCTGACCCTTATGCGGTTGCTATTACTGGGTCTTGGGGAGAAGGGAAGACTAGTTTTGTAAATGTGTTAAAACAAGGACTTGAAAACAAGAACAGTGAAATTATATTTATTCAGCCTATGATATTGGATTCAAGAGAGAAACTTTTAGAATATGTATTTAACCAGGTGGAAGTAATTTTGACAAACAATGGAATCTATACAGGTAAAGGCTCTGCATACAGTGATTATTTTAACTTACTAGTTAAGTTTGTGAATTTTAAACATCTCAATTTAATGAATAGTTTTTTTAATGGTTTTTCCCAACAGCAAAAAGAGGATTTAAGAGAATATAAATTAAAATTAGAGCAAAACCTTGAACAATTAGTATCTGATAACAAAAGAATATACATATTAGTGGATGACTTGGACAGAGTTGAAGAAGACACAGTGTACAGCATACTAACGTTCATTAAAGAAATTGTAGACTTAAAAGGTGTTACGATAATATTCATTGTAGATTATAAAAATATTATCTCTAATAGAATAAATAATGAATACTTAGAAAAATTTATAAACAAAAAATTTGAGTTAAGTAAAGTAGAAAATAGTGAAATTTTTAATCACTATATTGATAAAATATTACCACATTATAACTTGCAGTTTATTAATGGTGAGGTTAATACGTTAAAAGATAACTGTAGTCTTTATTTATCCAGCATCGAAGAAAATATAAACAAACTTATACAAACAAAAGAAACTATAATAGATGAACAAAAAGGAAATATAAACGATAATAATATTTTTAAAGAATTAGCTGATATTAAAAATAATTTAAGTGAGTTTAAAGAAAAATGTAGCAATGCTAGATATGTGAAAAAAATTATTAGTGAAGTTAAGGAAATTTTTGATTTTATAGAAAATGATCTCATCAATGAAATAGTAAATGAAAACCAAGATATTGAAATAAGTGAGTTGATTTTTAAACTTAGTATATTTAAGACGATATACAAAGAAGAATTTGAAGAACTAATTAAATTAGGCGATTTTTCGAGGTTTCTTTCAGAAAATCAAAATAGTTTTATATTCTCTTTGTTAAATGAAAAACAAAGCAGCATTATTATCTTTGATAATGAAAGGATATTAAATGAGAAAAGGCACAGTTTTTATGATTCTATAATATTCTCTAACAAAATATCAAAAGATATTTTCTTAAAGGTTAAGAATAAACATGAGGAGATATTAAAAGAGTTGGATAATAATGAAAAAAGTGTCGATGCTATGGAAATTCGTGATATAAGAATGTATGTAGAGGCTATCAATTATGTTCATTTTGGAGAAGAGTCAGATGATATTCTTTTTGATAGAATATATAAATTGACTGGGCTCGTTATTACCATGGCTGAAAATAGTAAAGTAGATCTTATTGATATCTTTAAATTACTTGAGACCGCCCAGAGAAATAAACTTATTAATGCTCCAATTTTTTTAGAAGCACTTTTAAAATTGATGGAAACTTCTAATTTAAGTTTTAATAGTAAAAATGAAGAAACTGTTGCTTTTAACCTTTTAGAGAAGATGGACTTTCCTTTAATAGTGGGTATTCAAAATGATTTGAAAATGTTGATATGGATGTTGAATATAGAAGATAACAAATTTTCGTTGAGCAATTTAAAAAGTAATTTTGAAAAGGCACTTAAGCTAAAGGCATTAAATGAAGAACTAATAGCATTAATTCCTGAAAAAAAATTGTCCTCTCACTCAGGTGATTTTATTAGTGAGTTTGAACACATCATAGATTATATCTATTCAAAATTACAGGAGAATAACAATACTTTGTTTTTAAGATCATTTCAATTTTATAAAAGTAATGTAAATCATTTTATTAAGGTTATGAATTTGAAAGAAAATATTACATTAAATTTATCGGAAGTAAGAATTGATAATGAACAGAGATTCGAATTAACTAATAAAAATCATACAATTTCAGAAATAATTAAAGATGTAGATGACTTGGAAGAATTTCTAGTAAATAATAATAGAATTGAGCAAAAGCACTTTAATTTTTTCCGATATACCCTTAACAATGTGGAGTATATTAATAATAATGAAATAAAAGAAGATATGATAAAAAAATTAAAGAGGATATTTACAATATTGCAAAGTGAATTATATGGTAATGAAGAATTAATGGATAAATATGCTTGGCATTATTGTATGTTGAAGCTCACAGAGATTGAAGTAAGAATATAA
- a CDS encoding GIY-YIG nuclease family protein has product MFKKIKELLTINKTLPLKEKQLKEIDEKIKDRERLIEEVTVEVKESLQDERDLIITAAREEAASLKRIVEKELSELTTKKREYERNLEIVEEDLTNKRTDLAKVVKNTRKFSTESQGIKNLIERFPTTINLDEIQKELEILEESLRDGVLDTIVNLDLHHKDSKLLRKEMTANNRIIKNLLKTYQSRYTTKANQTIYNLMVIGLQAELQNILYTLSYSNIEKAEENTKALINKYLIICGEGNASILSTITRFLSELEPLYINAIRIEYKYYIQKEKEKEEQRRIKEQMRQEAEEKRQLEQERKKIEKEEEKYLNEMAKNKALLEKEVDIDKIAALQARLLELQTQVDQLEEQKEEIVKRANGRAGYVYIISNLGSFGEKTFKVGMTRRLNPMDRIDELGDASVPFKFDVHAMVFSDNAVELEQELHQRLETNRVNKINLRKEFFYTDVEELQKLVQDIDSTVEFTTTLKAVEYHQSQSLKKEEQGNLEHSF; this is encoded by the coding sequence ATGTTCAAGAAGATAAAAGAGTTACTCACCATCAACAAGACGTTACCTTTAAAAGAGAAACAGCTAAAGGAAATAGATGAAAAGATAAAAGACAGGGAGAGGCTAATAGAAGAAGTAACAGTAGAAGTGAAGGAATCCCTTCAAGATGAGAGAGACCTCATCATTACAGCTGCACGGGAAGAAGCGGCCTCATTAAAAAGAATCGTAGAAAAAGAACTATCTGAGCTTACCACCAAAAAGAGAGAGTATGAAAGGAACTTAGAAATAGTTGAAGAGGACCTGACAAATAAGCGTACGGATCTTGCAAAAGTAGTAAAGAATACGAGGAAATTCAGCACTGAGAGTCAGGGAATTAAGAATCTAATTGAAAGGTTTCCAACGACCATTAACCTTGATGAAATCCAAAAGGAACTTGAGATACTGGAAGAATCATTAAGGGATGGCGTATTGGATACGATTGTTAACTTAGACCTTCACCATAAGGATTCCAAGTTACTTCGGAAAGAAATGACAGCCAATAATCGAATAATCAAGAATCTGTTGAAAACTTATCAATCCCGTTATACAACAAAAGCCAATCAGACAATCTATAATCTGATGGTAATAGGATTGCAGGCTGAGCTACAAAACATCTTATACACTTTAAGTTACTCGAATATCGAGAAAGCAGAAGAAAACACGAAAGCCCTAATCAATAAGTACTTAATCATTTGCGGGGAAGGAAATGCGAGTATTTTATCAACCATCACTCGTTTTCTATCAGAGTTGGAGCCGTTATACATTAATGCAATCAGAATAGAATATAAGTATTATATCCAGAAGGAAAAGGAAAAAGAAGAACAGCGCCGAATCAAAGAACAAATGCGTCAAGAGGCTGAAGAAAAAAGACAGTTGGAACAGGAAAGAAAGAAAATTGAAAAGGAAGAAGAGAAATACTTGAACGAAATGGCTAAGAACAAGGCCCTTCTTGAAAAAGAGGTAGACATTGATAAAATCGCAGCACTTCAAGCAAGATTACTAGAACTTCAGACTCAAGTGGATCAACTTGAAGAACAAAAAGAAGAAATTGTTAAGAGAGCAAACGGAAGGGCTGGATATGTTTATATCATATCTAATTTAGGTTCGTTTGGAGAAAAGACATTCAAAGTCGGTATGACGAGAAGATTGAATCCAATGGATCGAATAGATGAGCTTGGTGATGCCTCGGTTCCGTTCAAATTTGATGTTCATGCGATGGTGTTCAGTGACAATGCAGTAGAATTAGAACAAGAACTTCATCAAAGGCTTGAGACTAACCGAGTTAATAAAATTAACCTAAGAAAAGAATTCTTTTATACGGATGTAGAGGAATTGCAAAAGCTGGTTCAAGATATAGATTCGACAGTGGAGTTTACTACAACGCTGAAAGCAGTGGAGTATCATCAAAGTCAAAGTCTTAAGAAAGAGGAGCAGGGAAATTTGGAACATAGTTTCTAA
- a CDS encoding HNH endonuclease domain-containing protein — protein sequence MNDFLKDDSTLESQFRSIFLFGRNVATYKFALAKSLLELGTPNNGFITLEELSPIYVKHLLEHVRTGKRQITSKSSKFIQACQLYDSEQITWEQLVSVAEKIGFNNVLDAFHYLPKGELQSNFFKKEVKGRKLGITLTDELYTLNEGSQVPNMLEEIEGRWNLVETAWNERNPNLEIQYDRDLEEFFTLRAVTPESYLNSHNRVALTPVRKPLNGYQKGKCFYCYGPISIQSNEVNTCDIDHFIPLSIQYNSQYDLDLNGVWNLVLTCVECNRGEANGKFARLPQSHLLERLNKRNEYLIESNHPLKETLIKKTGKNPKIRRNYLESQFDFAKTIKRPEWAPKFEKAQGF from the coding sequence GTGAACGATTTTTTAAAAGATGATTCTACTTTAGAGAGTCAGTTTAGATCAATATTCTTGTTTGGAAGAAATGTAGCAACCTATAAGTTTGCATTAGCAAAATCTTTATTAGAGCTAGGCACTCCCAACAATGGGTTTATTACTTTAGAAGAATTATCTCCAATTTATGTTAAACACTTGCTAGAGCATGTACGTACTGGAAAGCGTCAAATTACAAGCAAGAGTTCAAAGTTTATACAAGCATGCCAACTTTACGATTCTGAGCAAATCACTTGGGAACAACTAGTATCGGTGGCAGAAAAAATTGGATTTAATAATGTATTAGACGCTTTCCATTACCTTCCTAAGGGAGAATTACAATCGAATTTTTTCAAAAAAGAAGTAAAAGGAAGAAAATTAGGCATTACTTTAACAGATGAATTATACACCTTGAATGAAGGATCACAAGTTCCAAATATGTTAGAAGAAATTGAGGGAAGATGGAATTTAGTTGAAACAGCTTGGAATGAACGAAATCCTAACTTAGAGATTCAATATGATAGGGATTTAGAGGAGTTTTTCACTCTAAGAGCAGTTACCCCTGAAAGCTATTTAAACTCTCATAACAGAGTTGCTCTGACTCCTGTGCGCAAACCTCTTAATGGATATCAAAAAGGCAAATGTTTTTATTGCTATGGTCCAATCTCAATACAAAGTAATGAAGTAAACACTTGTGATATTGATCATTTTATTCCCCTTAGTATTCAATATAATTCACAATATGACCTTGATTTAAATGGGGTATGGAATCTTGTTTTGACTTGCGTTGAATGTAATCGTGGAGAAGCAAATGGTAAATTCGCAAGACTTCCACAATCACATTTACTAGAACGACTTAATAAAAGAAATGAATACTTAATCGAAAGTAATCATCCATTAAAAGAAACACTAATTAAGAAAACAGGTAAAAATCCTAAAATTCGTAGAAATTATTTAGAAAGCCAGTTTGATTTTGCTAAGACAATAAAACGTCCTGAATGGGCGCCCAAATTCGAAAAAGCCCAAGGTTTTTAG
- a CDS encoding helix-turn-helix transcriptional regulator, which yields MDIHNGLNNIIGKQIRNERKLQKLTIEDLAELAGIHHTHMGDIERGNVNTTIVTLFNVAAALNLNDPSDLLTKATKDLYPHFQEEVKKRTIKKG from the coding sequence ATGGACATACATAACGGTTTAAACAACATTATCGGCAAGCAGATTCGTAATGAACGAAAACTTCAGAAATTAACAATTGAAGATTTGGCAGAACTAGCTGGTATTCATCATACACATATGGGAGATATTGAAAGAGGTAATGTTAATACTACCATCGTCACTCTTTTTAATGTAGCTGCCGCGTTAAACCTTAATGACCCATCGGACTTGTTGACCAAAGCTACCAAAGATCTTTACCCTCACTTTCAAGAAGAAGTGAAAAAGCGTACAATTAAGAAGGGGTAA